TCTGCTAGGCGGTGCGGTAAAGAGCTCATGGTAGATGTGCCTGCAGTAGAAGAACAAACACTTGCGAGTGCTCCAACAACCAAGATTTTGGGACGTAGCCAAGTCTCTGACAGTCATGCTATTGTGTCTCCACATGATAGTGCATGCCACTCACCGATTGATCTCAAACCACAGGGTTTGAAATCCCTTGACGAATCTCAGCCTGCATTGATTCCCGAGGACTTTGATTATTTCCTGAATTCCCTTGACGAAATCCTCTCTCTGCCTGTCACTAGAGCTGAAATTTCTAACCCTGCTTCTTCTTCGCACAAAGAAGGCATGACTCAAATCCGATCAAAACTTTCTTCTCTTCTTGCCATGGGTTTTGCCAGCTTAGCTGACTCCAACAAGCTTACTGAACTCATTGCCCTGGCATCTAAGCTCAAAAACGATCCAACACTGAGTCCTAGAGAAATTTACATGCTAAAGTTGATTGAAGAAATTCCAATGGCCAGCAACATCTTCCTAGAGGCTAAGAAGTTATCAGGACAAGCTGAAAAGTTCTTTGCTGACCTTGATGCCAATATGGCTACTGTTGCTTCACTCAGGAATGAATACAGCGTAGCAAAGCAGCAACTAGAAATTTGTCAGGCGGACGAAGCATCTGCCTTGTTAACTCTAATGGAAATTGATGAACAAATTGCTGCTTTGCAATCACGTCGGGCAGAGATCACTCAAAATGTAAAGCTGACCAACAAAAAGATCGTTCAATACTCCTCCAGTCAAAAAAAAGTCATGGAGTGTCTCCCAAAGATTGTCCACGATGTTCAGGTAGCCAATTCTGAAAAGCAAGAGTGGGAGCTTAGAAAGAAGAGATCAGCTGAGCAAGAGGCTGAGATTCTAGCTAAATTTGCACCACTTGATGGGTTTTCATTTTGATCAGAATCTGCATTACCTCTTAGTATGGGACCTTCTAGTTTCTAGTGCTTGGACTATGTCACAACTACTCATTCTGTATTTTACTAATTGTGAAGGCGAACTTTATTTTGTATTCAAGGTGATATGCAGATTGGTTGCTAAATGCTAACTAGTTCTTGGTATCCCCTCGCTGACtggatttaattttttttttttttacaagtaaTTACAAGCTGAGTTATAATTCGTATGATTAATACAATAAAGAAGATGTAAAGAGATCATTTACAAACGGGAGATATCATCGTTTAGAGATGGAAAGAGTAAAATTTACTCACAAGCAATATTAGATTAGTATATAGCAACGAATTAATTTTTATGCATCGTCAATGAAATTTTAACTAACAAATAGGTTCAGATGCATGTCACATaatctaaatttaaatttaaaatttacttTTTACACATATGACACGCATTTACACTTACTACTAATTACATATAAAATACTTTATAAAATTGTTCTTAACTAACCAAACCAAGTTGGGCTAGTTATTGTGAGATTGATTTATCATAATgttattattcttattttatttagtGCAATAAGGGTTTATTTGAACATTATTGTTGTCGAGTTGGATttgatttcttcttttgttcttgagcTTCATTAAGTTTTTATCTCAACATTAGCAAAGCTATAAAAGAaataactataaaaaaaaatacaaataaaaacaatacaAATCTAAAATCTTTTGGGTTGTATCAATTTTTATCAACTCAAGTTAGCTTGATTATGAATCAGCCTCTTAACCTATGGAGcttgggtttttcttttctttattttttctgaaTCGTTGGGATAGGTTGttatttgaataaaattattttattgcaTCATAAGCACATTTTTCCAACTACTTTTTCATTTCGcatatatcatatcacaaaaagtgctacaatactcttttttcaaaatattattattccaataatctcctatccaaacatacCGAGTTGAATTATTCTAGAAACTTATTAATAATACCTGATAACAATCCATGTTACCATTTTCCTTAGATTTTTGAATTATGCTCTTCTTTATTAGATTTGATTGATATTATCTAATAGTTATCcgttaatttaatttaaatgtCTAAATTTGTACATTTTTTAAATGTATCCATTTATGCAAAATATTTTGAAGATTCGTTAGTGTGAAAATGCTTACTGATTAAAAAGAATCACAAACTTTTATTagcttatttctttttttttttattatttttaacttATTTCACATCCGCAAAATGTAAAGGATGATTGGTGCAATATTTTCTACTTCAATAGACTGTTATTTTATTGGTAATGGATCAAATTCTCCTTAATACCCTCAAGGCTTTCTCAAATTTATTGTGACCTTAGACTATTTCTCAACAATATAATATTAAGCATAGTTCGAataataaaaactcaaataataaatAACACTTTGATGCTGTATTGGATTAGACCTCTGCATGTTAACGAAattaattatgatattttatttatttaaaagggaaaaaaaccaGGGGCACTGTTAGAATTTCAGATAACAAGCTTGGACAAAGCTGATTAATCAAAAGTTGCCGACTTGCCGTTACGAAATTATTAAAACTGAAACGGAGCAGACACCAACAGACTAACAGAGTCAACAGAGTGACGGGGTTTTTGGGGTTTCTCTGAATCAGATACAGCTCAACCCCACCGTAAAATCCTTACTCCcgcatttttctgtttttccgtACATACATaatacttgcaatcttccataATTATATCTCGCCACTACAATTGTTCTTTTATCAAGctctgaaatttttttaatcatcattttcattaatTGATCAATTAATTCTCCAATTCTtccattccctttttttttttaacaaaaaaattctTGTTTTTTGGGTTCAATTAGGCGAGCTCCCTGTTTTCAATCAAATTCAGCTTCTCACCAGATAATGCGTATTTCGTTCAGGTATTAACTCATACGACCGTGTGTATTAGCGTGTGTTCGTGTACATTGATATCTGTACGCGCAGAAAAGTACTTGTACATTTGTTCAATTGAAAATGTTATTTATTTTGAATGGTTTCGGAATTTGCATTGCTCTGAAAAtctgtgcttttttttttttttttttttttgcatttcttgGTAATTTTTGTTGTAATTTTATAGATTTCATTTCTGTTCTCGTTTGACTTCTAGTAAACGTGAATCATAAATTAATACGGATTTTTTTTCCGAGTATTTTATGGTACTTGTTTAGAGAAAATTAAACTTCACAAACGAATggatgaatataaaaattatagtTTATCAAAATTTGTGATTTTTCAATAGTGAGGAGCTGAATCACTGACTCATTGACAGAAGAATGGTCGAAATATTAATGGGACTGTGTTAGTTGCTTTTCTTAAAGTTGAtcggtgaaaatttttttttttactgggGTTTGAATTTGATGCTCTTTTTGGTTGAACTTTAAACTTGAAATTCTGCTGCGAAATGGTTAAGAGTTTCGAAAACATTCTGGGATAGAAGTTCAATGGATGTGATGATGGCCAGAACAGTGTGACTTGGACATGGAGTCATTTTGATTGAAGGATGCAGAGGGATATCACGCTAAGATGAGTTGAGTGAACTTTTTAGGTCCCTATCAATAGCGTTGAGTTTGAGCTTAGACTTTGTGAATTTGATTGCCGTTGAGTTGAGCTTGAACTTCGCTCTTCTGAATCAACCGCAGCCCTGGTTGGCATAGTTGAATGAAGTCTTTATTAGGTTATTGTTGGCCCTGATATCTCATTATGTTCATTTGTTTAATTGCTGATTCAAGATTCTCGaagattttcttttgctttgttttaGCTAAATGACCTTATGGCAACAATTTTCTAAGTTGTGAGATGAATATCTATAGTAACCGTTGTAGTGGATTTTTCTGCCTTATATGCAGCTAGATATCCCAGCTAAGTCAGTGGGCGAAAAAACAACATATGGAGATTGACAGTCCAGATGCCAGTAGTGGAAGCATATCTGGGACACGTGAAGAAAATGGGTTTCACCTTAATCGTGTTTCTGTAGGTGATTATGGTGAGGGGTTGCCTTATGCTCCCATTGACTGGCCTAAGCCTGGGGATAACTGGAGCTGGAGAGTGGGGAAAAGGATTGCATCATCTGGCCACTTCTTGGATAGATACCTTTATCCTCCTAAACACCTTCAGGATCCTCATCGTAAGAAAGTTGGCTTAGCAAGCAAGCAATCAGTTGAGCAGTTTATCCGGGCAAAATTCCCAAATGCTGATGTTAATGCATTTTTTGCCTCATTTAGTTGGAAGATCCCTTCAAAGCAGCTACGCCTTTTTGGAATGACAGGTTTGCGTCAGAATTTATCTACTGTAATCGTCTGTGAGCAATATAATTTCATATGATTTATGAGAACATGAATGGTATTGTTAGCAAGTATATGCAAATTTCTGTACATGAACTCATATCAATTTCTTATGCATGATTAAACTTCAACAAGTTTTAAGGTCAATCATATGGATCTTAGATTCTTCCACTCTTATATGCATTTTGATTAGTGGAAATGAAGCTGATGGATATTAGAAGCTCAGCATCTAACAGGATCTTAACTTAAAATTCTGGTCATCTTAAGCCTTTGAGGCTTGCAAATTAATTAGAAAGGATACTGGGAACTGGCAAGGGCTCAGGGTTCATCTTCTTTTCTGGTTGATCAACTGATTGAGACttgtcttttcttctttcttgagGACATTCAGATTGAATTCTTTCATAGCAAAAAATTTCTTTAGTCAGAAGACTGAATTTTTCACTTTGCAAGTCCTTGTTCATTTGAATTTTGATCTTTCTACTTGGCTGCACTACACTGTTTTCAGCTTCCCATGCTATTCTTCAATTTGATAGCTCAACTTTGGTGTAGATGATAAGGAGGAGAATCCACCCTCTGTGGAGGCAGAAGAAACGTCAGCCTCTGATTCCCCAATGGCAGATCTGACTTGCAAGGCTGGTAACAAAACATGTACCAGTTTAGGAGCAGTTGGGAGTGCTTCAGGAGTCATGCTTTGTGATATTTGCTGCAGTGAACCTGGTTTCTGCCGAGATTGTTGTTGTATTCTTTGTTGTAAGACCGTAAGTTCATCTTATGGTGGGTATAGTTATATTAGGTGCCAAGCATTACTAAATGGTTATGCTTGTGGTCATGTTGCCCATTTAAACTGTGGTCTCCGGGCTTATATGGCTGGTACAGTTGGGGGGACTATTGGTTTGGATGCAGAGTACTATTGCAGGCGCTGTGATTCAAGGTTGGATCTTGTTTCACATGTCAGAAAACTTCTAAAGACCTGTGAATCTATCGACTCTCGGGATGACATTGAAATGATTCTGAGTGTTGGCATATCTATTCTGCGTGACTCTCGGAGAGCTAGTGCGAAACAGTTGTTGGATCAGATCTCATTGGCAATGTCAAAGGTATAGCTCAGTAACTATTTTGATCTAGGAAATATATTTAGTCAAGCAATATCTATTGTTTCTACAGCTTCAAGACAGCATCATGACCAGTCTTTTGTAAACATCAGCTCAGAAAGGGTGCAGACCTTGAAGATGtctggaagaaggaagaaatagTTGAAGTTACAGAAGGTAACTTCTATTGCAATTTGGTTTTTAACATTATATTCAGATGAATTAAAGCTCTCAACTTCTGCTTGTGTGCAGATGCTCTTTCAGGAACTTTAGAGTAGTTTTTGAGAGACATCACATGAAGAGAGGCATATGTGCAGGGAATTAGTAGTCAATTTTGTGATGACAGAGTCTTCTTTGATGGATAAATTGCACCATCTAGGAAATTTTTTAGCTTGGATCTGACAACATTAAAGATTAGGCAAATAGAGAAAAGTCATAACTTGTACATGTGGGGAGTTTAAATGAAAGAGATAGTTTGAGCATTTAATCATCTGCATTCAGACTCAATATCATGAATAAACTTTTCTATTGAGTGCACGATCCTCCCTGGACCATCAAACTGTGTTAATGAAAGAAATCTGTGAATGTTAATTCCTGCTAACTACTATTGTAGCAATTGTCAGTTAAGCGAGCCTTATGTATTTGTTGGGTGAAGCACTAATTCTGTACAGACTTCTTGCACTGTAGCTTTTCCACAGCAAGCCTACAGATGGATACTGTAGTTTACTGACTGTCTCAAAGAATACATCCATACAACTGCATCATCATCTTGACAAATGCATTAGTTGATTAAGTTTTTGGC
This region of Coffea arabica cultivar ET-39 chromosome 3c, Coffea Arabica ET-39 HiFi, whole genome shotgun sequence genomic DNA includes:
- the LOC113734144 gene encoding uncharacterized protein — translated: MKTDVSKAGHDCRPLKRKSEVLTSPVPPGASGKGLPYAPVDWPNVGDIWGWRVGTRVRVAGFYNDRFLYAPQRLQKKPTRKLLFQSKPSVLRYLKSQFPEADIEEFFASFTWDVPAEAHSSKLSKCSPSPQSRPLKKEPGKLVKGVEVSNKKQKAAVKKPGQKSARRCGKELMVDVPAVEEQTLASAPTTKILGRSQVSDSHAIVSPHDSACHSPIDLKPQGLKSLDESQPALIPEDFDYFLNSLDEILSLPVTRAEISNPASSSHKEGMTQIRSKLSSLLAMGFASLADSNKLTELIALASKLKNDPTLSPREIYMLKLIEEIPMASNIFLEAKKLSGQAEKFFADLDANMATVASLRNEYSVAKQQLEICQADEASALLTLMEIDEQIAALQSRRAEITQNVKLTNKKIVQYSSSQKKVMECLPKIVHDVQVANSEKQEWELRKKRSAEQEAEILAKFAPLDGFSF
- the LOC113734146 gene encoding uncharacterized protein, with amino-acid sequence MEIDSPDASSGSISGTREENGFHLNRVSVGDYGEGLPYAPIDWPKPGDNWSWRVGKRIASSGHFLDRYLYPPKHLQDPHRKKVGLASKQSVEQFIRAKFPNADVNAFFASFSWKIPSKQLRLFGMTDDKEENPPSVEAEETSASDSPMADLTCKAGNKTCTSLGAVGSASGVMLCDICCSEPGFCRDCCCILCCKTVSSSYGGYSYIRCQALLNGYACGHVAHLNCGLRAYMAGTVGGTIGLDAEYYCRRCDSRLDLVSHVRKLLKTCESIDSRDDIEMILSVGISILRDSRRASAKQLLDQISLAMSKLRKGADLEDVWKKEEIVEVTEENGALELENHEDPPANRFLQPLLSSKFDHRVETLVLEDEIDQILMALKKSQESEYRLAEEALSVQKNCIQDLYQQLDHERSTLSQRAPSPDADAVLDSFLSKVDHLKQEITKFKDMKEVAKGFGRTPKHILKDHFNLETEN